CGCCTTTGGCTCAACCGGCAGCTACTGGTGGGACCGGAGCGCGTGTATTGCGCTGGACCCACGTAATTTGAAGACAGCCCCTAGAGTTCGAGTTTGAGGGTCTGCACTTCGGAATCGGTGGCGGTGCGCAGGCGGATCACGACTTCGAGTTCGTCGATGGCGGCGGGGTAGGAGGCGCGCATGGGTTCGAGGGCCTGGAGTTGGCCGGGCTCGAGGGTGAAAATTTCGGGCACGGGCACAAAGTTGCCGAGCACGGAGCGGACCTCGGCGACGCGCAGGCGCAGGGCCTCATCGCTGGTGTTGCGCAGGGTGATGGTGAGCGATTGGCGGGGCGGCGCGCCACCGCCGCGACGGGCGCCGGGACCGGCGTAGGCGCGGGGCCGGCGATCGGTGAGGGCGGGTTCGTCGATGACCACGGGTGCGCCGCCGAGGCGTTGGGGCGGCAGGGCGTCGACGAGGCGGAAGGGGCCGAGTTCGGCCACGACTTCCAATTGATCACCAAAAAAGTGGGCCCGGCCGGTGATGACGGGTTGGGGCGGAGGAGGACCGGAGCGTGGGGGGGCGCCGCAGCCGGCGACCACCAGCAAGGTGATCAGCAAGGCGAAGGAGCAGCGGAGCATCGACGATCGGGGGGGCATGAGCGAAGCGGACAGGAGTGAGACGGCGAGGCGGCTTAAGTGTTTCGTGGAGAAGCGGAATAATGCGCGGAGGGCGGCGCGGCGCCAAGCCTGCTGGGGTAAGGGGCGTCCGGGCGTTGACGGTGACGGCGAGGCGGTTGATGGTGCGCGGCAACCTGCTCATGCTCGCCGCGCTCTTTTCTCAACGACACCTCACCCGCAACATTCTCGTCGCCATGGCCCTGGGCATCGCCCTCGGCGTGGGCCTCAACCTGTTGGGAGTCGATGCGGAGTCGCCCGGGTTTCTGGTGGGGCAGGTATTTCCGACCATCGGTGGGATCTTTGTGCGGCTGCTGCAGATGATGGTGGTGCCGCTGGTGTTGTTTTCGCTGATGACCGGCACGGCGGCGCTGGATGATGTGCGCAAGCTCGGTCGCATTGGCATCAAGACCCTGGCCTTCTATCTCGGGACGACCGCGCTCGCGATTACGATTGCGATCGGTCTGGCGGTGTTGGTGCAGCCGGGGGCCGGGTTCACGCTCAACTACGATCACGATTTTGCGGTGAGTGAGAGTCCGCCACTGGCGCAGGTGATCATGGACATTTTCCCGACCAACCCGATTCAGGCGATGGCCGAGGGCAAGATGCTGCAGGTGATCGTCTTCGCGATCCTGTTTGGCATCGCCATGTGTTTGGCGGGCGAGCCGGGCAAGCGGGTGTTGGCCATCGCCAACGACCTGAATGAGATCGTGATGAAGCTCGTCATGATCCTGATGCTGGCGGCGCCGTTTGGTGTATTTGCGCTGGTGGCCAAGACCTTCGCGCTGGAGGGGCTGAGTGCGATCGTGGCGTTGGGCAAATACTTCGGCCTGGTGGTGGTGGCGCTGGCGGTGCACGCTTTCGTGTCTTACGGCGGCATCCTGAAGCTCTTCACCGGGCTCGGCGTGATTAACTTCTTCAAGATGATGCGACGGGTGCAGTTGTTTGCCTTCTCCACGGCGAGCAGCAACGCGACCCTGCCGGTGAGTCTGGAGAACGCGGAGCACAATCTGG
This portion of the Actomonas aquatica genome encodes:
- a CDS encoding dicarboxylate/amino acid:cation symporter, with protein sequence MLAALFSQRHLTRNILVAMALGIALGVGLNLLGVDAESPGFLVGQVFPTIGGIFVRLLQMMVVPLVLFSLMTGTAALDDVRKLGRIGIKTLAFYLGTTALAITIAIGLAVLVQPGAGFTLNYDHDFAVSESPPLAQVIMDIFPTNPIQAMAEGKMLQVIVFAILFGIAMCLAGEPGKRVLAIANDLNEIVMKLVMILMLAAPFGVFALVAKTFALEGLSAIVALGKYFGLVVVALAVHAFVSYGGILKLFTGLGVINFFKMMRRVQLFAFSTASSNATLPVSLENAEHNLGVKPSIASFTIPLGATVNMDGTAIMQGVATVFISQALGIDIGIQGYLMVILTATLASIGTAGVPGVGLIMLAMVFQQVGLPIAAITVIYGVDRLLDMARTAVNVTGDAVVSVIVAKSEGEFDQAVYDADEPEWQKD